TCACCTCCTTTGTCTGCTAGAATACCTTACGGAAACCCTAGAAATGGCAATTCCGTGGTGTCTGTGAGAGCAACTGGCGGTATTGTGCTTGTGGAGAAATCAGAAGCTGAAAAGACCAATCGCCTTAAGACCACTTACCTTGAAAAGATTGTTCCGTTGCTTATGGAAGAGTTCTCGTACACTAACATTCTTCAGGTCAATTTTTAGTCTTTATTCACCATTTTCATCACTTCATTGTTTTATCATGCTctactttcttttttaattgattatgtGACCGTGAAGTGAGAGTTGGTGCTGTTGTAGTTTGTATCCGGCTATTAATTTGGATGTTTCAGAGCGCATCTATTGGATGAGGTTGCTTGATTTTTTTCTAGGGAATGTGTTGCTTGGGTTGCTAATTAAAGGAAaagatgagtttttttttttcttcatatttTGTAGCTACACTATAATTCAGATTTCTCAATTTAGCTCAGCAAAAGTATTAAATTGGATAACTGGACAATTTTTTTTCCCCTGGAAGTCAAGGCAATGGATATCACAGTACTTAGATTCTTGTTTTTCCTGTGAAACCTTTCTCCAGATTAGCAACAAAATATCATTCTTTCTGCGGAAACAGATTGCACATTGTTGGATAATTCAGGGGACCAAAACAAGTGGACTGTAGATGCTATCTCCTTTGGTTTAATTTGTGCATGATTATCTTCTGTGTTCTGTATCTAACTCTCGatgaattgttttcttttgCAATTTGCTGGCATTGAATTCCCTAGGTTCCGAAAATTGAGAAGGTTGTCGTGAACTGTGGCATTGGAGATGCTGCTCAGAATGCCAAGGGTTTGGATGCTGCAATGAATGATTTGGCTGTCATCACAGGCCAGAGACCTATCAAGACAAGAGCCAGGAACTCCATTGCCACCTTTAAGATCAGGGAAGGTCAACCTCTGGGAATTGCTGTCACACTAAGAGGAAGTGTAAGCATTGTTTTTATTCTTCTCTATGGTCTGTTTTAAGTTTTGTTTTATGGTTGATGTGTCTCAAAATTTGGTTGCATTCAATTGCCCATTCTCTAGTTGCAGATATAAATGCTGTGGACTTGACTCTTAGCTTTTCAATGTCATATTGAACTTTTAACATTGTcattccttgattcttccaacATTTTGGGAACCATCTTAAATAATTAGAAATCTATACTATTGACTCTAGAGTCTATTATATGCTTGTTTCTATGTAACAATAGCCAAATTTGCAACGCATCATTGTCTTTTGAaagattttattgtaattttatgaACCTTTAATGAGGGCATTGGATGGAGAAGCTGCTGGGGAATAGTCAAAATTACAGGTGCACCAAACATGGCATGGTGCCATGTATCTGGACTTGGAGCTTCCTTTTGGGCACAGTAAAAGCAAGACTCCATGATGTTCATGGTGGTGAATTGTTTCATCATTGATATGACGTATTATCTTTaataacaactaaagtggaaGTCAGGGCAACAAATTTAGTTGCATAACTGGTTATCAATTATGGTCCGGCAGTAGAATGATGAATGTAAAAAATATTGGTAGTAAAGATGGTGAGGGTTGTAAGATTATGAAGTTGCATCTTAGTGTTTCTGAAGTGCATCACATTGCAAACGTTATATTAATGGTTCTGTGGTTTCTTTGTGGAGCCAAATAAATCGAATAACTCCGAGTTCTATGTGCATTGATTACTTCACAGGTGATGTTCTCCTTTTTAGATCGACTTATTAATTTAGGTCTTCCTAGGACAAGGGATTTCCAAGGTGTAACCCCAAACAGCTTTGATGGACATGGGAATTACAGCATCGGAATTCGTGACCAGAGTGTGTTCCCTGAAATTCAATATGATGCACTTGGTAAGCCAAAGGGAATGGACGTTTGCATCACAACCACTGCTAAAACTGATCAAGAAGGCCAGAGGCTGTTGGCTCTCATGGGGATGCCCTTCAGAGAAACTAGTGGTACCGGTGTTTTGCCACGCAAGAAGAAGTTGAAAAAGCATCATTTTGATTCAAAGTCGAGGGGGCGACGGTAGGAGTTATCATCATTTGCATTTGGCAATTGCCATCATGTATTTACTGTTTATGTACTTGTCTCTAATCTAAGTATTCTGATTTTTTTGCTTCATATGTTTTGCCTTAAGAATGTGTTGACAAACATGAATGAGAGATGGAGAGAAATGCTAATGGTGTTATCTTCATCTTGAGCTTGAGATTGAGATTGAGCTAGCAGAGAATATGAATCCTGGAGGTTTTTCATTTTGATGTGAgctattgttattatttattgGGCTCGATTAGTATATAAAGTTGAGAAATCACGACATAGAGACGATTTCAGTGCCATCAAACTCTTATTTTTCCCCCTTCTTTTGATGTGAGCTTTTTATGCGTGCCTAATCCTTGACGTTTTTAAAAACCTTCCATgtgtttatcttcttcttcttatatatatatatatatatatatataatgaattgCAAAAACCATCTGGATAGtaatattattaacaagttaatttttgtatttgtaaattttaattctattaaaagCTTTTCCCTCTATTCGTATAAACTTAAAGGAAATAAAATAGCATacttttatagaaaaataatttctttatataattttcaaataaatgaaGCAACAGTTAAGaataacaatattaaaataattatttatttaatatttaattaatgagattttggacaaatttaaaaataggaaaaagtaaaaaaaaagctagcaattttattatttttattttaaaatttataattaaatttgtattaatttaatatttatatcataAAGAAATATTGACgtgataaataagaaaatatatataaaaatataatataattttattaatttttattttagaatttataattaatttgtattaaattaatattttttatataatttttaatatttttaacagtatttaaaaattattgctATTTATTAAcagaattaaaatgaaaaattgataaaattataaaatatttttatttttttttctttaaaaataaataaaataacttaaatatcaaaataaaaacttatgaaatttttaataaatatcccAAAACTGTTTAACAATAATAACAGTATGCATGAATTTTTGTTAATTACTTAAAAAATGTAATTTACAATTAAACCGACATAACATTTTACCCACAAAAAGGGCAAGGCAAAACTCGATAACAAATTAACTGCAAGGGATAACTGATTAAACGGATGGTGGCGGTCCGGTGGATTTTAACTTCAATATAGACGAGGCGGAAGCCGGAAGAGGATCCTCGTTTTAACCGCCATCGCTCCTCAAACAAAAGGAACAAGGCGTCTCGCAGGCTTTTTCGGGCCCACTTAAGTAACTTGCAAGGATTAGCAGATGGAGATGAAAATGGGGGTGGTCAAAATTATGGCCAATGGTCTCACCCTGGCGACCGTTGCctaaacaaaaagataaaaaagaa
The Manihot esculenta cultivar AM560-2 chromosome 1, M.esculenta_v8, whole genome shotgun sequence genome window above contains:
- the LOC110615174 gene encoding 50S ribosomal protein L5, chloroplastic, with product MASPSLLQSAAASYRGQFPIISPPLSARIPYGNPRNGNSVVSVRATGGIVLVEKSEAEKTNRLKTTYLEKIVPLLMEEFSYTNILQVPKIEKVVVNCGIGDAAQNAKGLDAAMNDLAVITGQRPIKTRARNSIATFKIREGQPLGIAVTLRGSVMFSFLDRLINLGLPRTRDFQGVTPNSFDGHGNYSIGIRDQSVFPEIQYDALGKPKGMDVCITTTAKTDQEGQRLLALMGMPFRETSGTGVLPRKKKLKKHHFDSKSRGRR